A stretch of the Crocinitomicaceae bacterium genome encodes the following:
- a CDS encoding PD-(D/E)XK nuclease family protein, whose protein sequence is MNNYLKNITDKIFLISEKSIDDISIILPGKRAAVYIQKYLAEHHTKPLFLPEILTIDEWITSYSEKRILSQHELMFSFFDVHKQLSPSTNESFNEFAKWATNLLADFDEVDRNLIDPKAIFRDLRNIKELEQWSFSDSELSKGQQQFMHLWDSLPKYYEKLHHTLNANGETTRGMVYRNLANEIDHINFHRKYFLFAGFNALSASEEKIIRHLVKYQLAEFIPDVDEFYFLNEGHEAGYFYRKIYNSWNSKPTLSSFFKDVPKEITVIESAQQTGQARIAGKILHSLSKIQGHDMSKTAIVLADESLLIPFLKYIPDELGNVNVTMGYPIKLTHFKSLLDQIFELQFSFSKFSNSKLYHRNLLRILDHAFIRAMIKKQEKVQEIEEEIKAKNKVFIDWIEVGQTLPELEPLSNVFKYWSDCVNDGFKAMRELVSCLYHHFKKISSAHLELEILYHFMVAVKKFEQIHVKYPHELDLKTFRKIMFQFWQQDSLSFLGNPIEGLQIMGILETRLIDFDTLIILGMNEGQMPQVGISNSMIPYDLRNFHGLPTEEERQAIYAHHFYRLLQRAKTVYMTYNSSADGIGNSEKSRYIEQMKNELITLPGYMYHEYTYSSEDSGANINMPQYASVNSVHEKLDHYFTNKGLSPSALNKLISCPLDFYYRYILEMKEDSGVEENIESSTFGTKIHKVLENIFRKHFLETGQPLSAKILKDEKKNLSSYLWNEYVLENADEPGKVLFEAEELKYGQNKLSYEISLGFLERFIDRQIIEIEQSNDPIFIQHLEHHLETTIEIDTVLGKKSIRLIGNADRIDRINQTTRIIDYKSGKCDREKVNFPDNYLDQDQMFKLFEGSKRSYARQLLMYAVLFENNGSVRTPFSAGIISMINLSSWLQFVKSTSAEDGIISHEMLKLFKDELGRQIALLYDPNFIFSHHADSAFCEHCNK, encoded by the coding sequence ATGAATAATTATTTGAAAAATATTACCGATAAAATATTTTTAATAAGCGAAAAGTCAATTGACGATATTTCAATCATTTTGCCGGGAAAACGAGCTGCTGTCTATATCCAGAAATATCTTGCTGAGCATCACACAAAACCATTATTCTTACCAGAAATTCTGACTATTGATGAGTGGATTACTTCTTATTCTGAAAAAAGAATTCTCAGTCAACACGAACTCATGTTCAGTTTTTTTGATGTGCACAAACAATTGAGTCCTTCAACCAATGAATCATTCAATGAATTCGCAAAGTGGGCCACAAATCTGCTGGCTGATTTTGACGAGGTGGATCGGAATTTGATTGATCCAAAGGCTATTTTCAGAGATTTGAGAAATATTAAGGAATTGGAACAGTGGAGTTTCTCTGACAGTGAACTCAGTAAAGGACAGCAACAATTTATGCATTTATGGGATAGTTTGCCAAAATACTATGAGAAATTGCACCACACGCTAAATGCTAACGGTGAAACAACCCGTGGTATGGTTTACAGAAATCTTGCAAATGAAATTGATCATATTAATTTTCACCGCAAGTATTTTCTTTTTGCAGGATTCAATGCGCTATCTGCAAGTGAAGAAAAAATAATCAGGCATTTGGTAAAGTATCAGTTAGCTGAATTTATTCCAGATGTTGATGAATTTTATTTTCTCAATGAGGGTCATGAGGCCGGGTATTTTTATAGAAAGATTTATAATAGTTGGAATAGCAAACCGACGTTAAGTTCTTTTTTCAAAGATGTACCAAAGGAAATTACTGTAATTGAAAGTGCTCAACAAACGGGTCAAGCACGCATTGCCGGAAAAATTCTGCACTCTTTATCAAAAATTCAAGGGCACGACATGAGTAAAACTGCCATTGTGCTTGCTGACGAATCACTATTAATTCCTTTTCTGAAATACATTCCCGATGAACTTGGGAATGTCAACGTTACGATGGGGTATCCTATAAAACTTACCCATTTTAAAAGTTTACTTGATCAGATATTTGAATTGCAATTTAGCTTTTCCAAATTTTCCAATTCAAAGTTATATCACAGAAATCTTCTTAGGATTTTAGATCACGCATTTATACGCGCGATGATTAAAAAACAAGAGAAGGTTCAGGAAATTGAAGAAGAAATTAAAGCCAAAAACAAAGTATTTATAGATTGGATTGAAGTTGGGCAAACTTTGCCTGAACTTGAGCCCTTGTCTAATGTATTCAAATATTGGAGTGATTGCGTTAATGATGGATTTAAAGCTATGCGTGAATTGGTATCTTGCTTGTATCATCATTTCAAAAAAATATCATCTGCACATCTTGAACTTGAAATTTTGTATCACTTCATGGTGGCGGTTAAAAAATTTGAGCAAATTCATGTTAAGTATCCTCATGAATTAGATTTAAAAACTTTCAGAAAAATTATGTTTCAGTTTTGGCAACAAGATTCGTTGTCATTTCTAGGTAACCCAATTGAAGGTTTGCAGATTATGGGAATACTTGAAACGAGGCTGATTGATTTTGATACGCTAATTATTCTAGGTATGAATGAAGGTCAGATGCCACAAGTTGGAATCAGTAATTCCATGATTCCGTATGACCTTCGCAACTTTCATGGATTGCCAACTGAAGAAGAACGTCAAGCGATTTACGCACACCATTTTTATCGTTTATTGCAGCGTGCAAAAACGGTGTACATGACTTACAACAGTTCAGCTGATGGCATAGGTAATTCAGAAAAAAGCCGATACATTGAGCAAATGAAAAATGAACTCATTACGCTACCAGGTTATATGTATCATGAATATACCTATAGTTCTGAAGATTCAGGCGCTAATATTAACATGCCTCAATATGCTTCAGTGAATTCAGTGCATGAAAAACTTGATCATTATTTTACAAACAAGGGCTTATCGCCTTCTGCGCTGAACAAACTAATTAGTTGTCCGTTGGATTTTTATTACCGGTATATTTTAGAAATGAAAGAGGATAGTGGGGTAGAGGAAAATATTGAATCATCAACTTTTGGTACAAAAATTCATAAGGTGCTTGAAAATATTTTTAGAAAACACTTTTTGGAAACAGGGCAACCACTCAGCGCAAAAATTCTGAAAGATGAGAAAAAAAATCTGTCATCGTATTTATGGAATGAATATGTTTTAGAGAATGCAGATGAGCCGGGAAAAGTGTTGTTTGAGGCAGAGGAATTGAAATATGGGCAGAATAAATTATCGTATGAAATTTCACTTGGTTTTTTAGAGCGATTTATTGACAGACAAATTATAGAAATTGAACAATCAAATGATCCAATTTTTATTCAGCATCTTGAGCACCATCTTGAAACCACAATAGAAATTGATACTGTTTTAGGAAAAAAATCAATCAGATTGATAGGTAATGCAGATCGCATTGATCGGATTAATCAAACTACTCGAATTATTGATTACAAAAGTGGAAAATGTGACCGAGAGAAAGTTAATTTTCCGGACAATTATTTGGATCAAGATCAGATGTTCAAATTATTTGAAGGTTCAAAAAGATCCTATGCCAGACAATTGTTGATGTACGCTGTACTATTCGAAAATAATGGTTCAGTGAGGACACCATTCTCTGCCGGAATTATCAGCATGATTAATCTTTCATCTTGGTTGCAGTTTGTTAAAAGTACAAGTGCTGAAGATGGAATTATTTCTCATGAAATGTTGAAATTATTTAAAGATGAATTAGGCAGACAAATTGCTTTATTGTATGATCCGAATTTTATTTTTAGTCATCATGCAGACTCTGCATTTTGTGAGCATTGCAATAAATAA
- a CDS encoding DUF2269 family protein encodes MEFLNLIRTIHVLSGAFWIGEIAVINFIIIPAAEKMNDQVRSEYFAKVFPAVFKMASILAVLALITGVALVYLVTGDDLSRLFAGRWGLSILVGGIMATVLAIFHFFIEHKLARKLGYIQEKDPNAMADFHIKLKIVPRLGMVVITVIFLLMINAARGIW; translated from the coding sequence ATGGAATTTCTCAATTTGATACGAACTATTCACGTTTTGTCCGGCGCATTCTGGATTGGTGAAATTGCAGTAATAAATTTCATCATTATTCCGGCTGCTGAAAAAATGAATGATCAGGTACGAAGTGAATATTTTGCCAAAGTATTTCCGGCAGTTTTTAAAATGGCATCTATATTGGCAGTGCTCGCTCTAATTACCGGTGTAGCCCTTGTTTATTTGGTGACAGGTGATGATTTGTCCAGATTGTTTGCAGGCAGATGGGGATTATCAATTTTAGTCGGTGGAATTATGGCAACTGTGTTAGCTATCTTCCATTTTTTTATAGAACATAAGCTTGCCAGAAAACTTGGATACATTCAAGAAAAAGATCCCAATGCAATGGCTGATTTTCACATTAAATTAAAAATTGTTCCCCGGCTTGGAATGGTGGTTATCACTGTGATTTTTCTATTGATGATCAATGCCGCCCGTGGAATTTGGTGA
- a CDS encoding cytochrome-c peroxidase has protein sequence MKVTALVIFIGLFLLSCRKDKHYPVTMHEQWGEYNPQPYNFPVAFENFPAVPEPDWNKTTVEGAYLGRKLYYDTILSMNGRSCSTCHHQEEGFTSGIPGPNGMSIPPHVNLAWNSNYGWLGDTHALDSVALADLAEGNIFLNANNDSILSRLSRHDEYPKLFWQAFGIEIIKLTTDERKKYISYALAQFMRTQISYNSKFDKYLRGEVSLTSDEIAGFSLFMDENGGDCFHCHGSSSNPMWRDNLMHNNGLNSTFSGNDLGLFNITGNTSDIGKFRTPTLRNIELTAPYMHDGRYATLEEVVEFYSTGLQHSVYIDPLMKKVDDGGVLLNPVEKTQMVAFLKTLTDDTFTSNPELSKPE, from the coding sequence ATGAAAGTTACTGCACTCGTTATCTTTATCGGTCTTTTTCTTCTTTCTTGTCGTAAGGATAAACATTATCCAGTAACCATGCATGAGCAGTGGGGAGAATACAATCCACAGCCGTATAATTTTCCTGTGGCATTTGAAAATTTTCCGGCGGTACCTGAACCTGACTGGAATAAAACTACTGTAGAAGGAGCATATCTGGGAAGAAAATTATATTATGATACAATTCTTTCAATGAATGGTAGATCTTGTTCAACGTGTCATCATCAAGAAGAAGGATTCACTTCCGGCATTCCGGGTCCAAATGGCATGAGCATTCCTCCGCATGTAAATCTAGCATGGAACAGCAATTATGGTTGGCTGGGAGATACGCATGCTTTGGACAGTGTGGCCCTTGCTGATTTGGCTGAAGGAAATATTTTTCTGAACGCAAATAATGATAGCATTTTATCCCGATTAAGCAGACATGATGAATATCCAAAATTATTTTGGCAAGCATTCGGAATTGAAATAATAAAATTAACTACTGATGAAAGAAAAAAATATATCAGCTACGCACTTGCACAATTCATGCGAACCCAAATTTCATACAATTCAAAATTTGATAAATACCTGCGTGGAGAAGTGAGTTTGACCTCGGATGAAATTGCCGGATTTTCATTATTCATGGATGAAAATGGAGGAGACTGTTTTCATTGTCATGGAAGTTCAAGTAATCCCATGTGGCGTGATAATTTGATGCATAATAATGGGTTGAATTCTACATTCAGTGGTAATGATTTAGGGTTGTTCAATATTACCGGAAATACGTCAGATATTGGAAAATTTAGAACACCAACCTTGCGCAATATTGAACTGACAGCGCCTTATATGCATGATGGTCGTTACGCTACACTTGAAGAGGTAGTTGAATTTTATAGTACCGGTCTACAGCATTCGGTTTATATTGATCCGTTGATGAAAAAAGTGGATGATGGAGGGGTACTGTTAAATCCGGTTGAAAAAACGCAAATGGTGGCCTTTCTGAAAACACTTACGGATGATACATTTACCAGTAACCCTGAGCTAAGTAAACCAGAATAA